The following are from one region of the Microbacterium sp. BK668 genome:
- a CDS encoding carboxypeptidase regulatory-like domain-containing protein, giving the protein MSSSRPLGSSEPASRPRARAAAAVLAIAALIVAGITWPSAAWAAGDSSISGAVRYADDAAGIAGATVELYDAAGPGEVPVATVTTDAEGQYSLTDLEPGDYRIFAEGDAALYVPQWYSGKTTFASADLVTVAAGTHLVGFDVYLADAQNSIAGSIRYANDAVGIAGATVEFYDAAGPGDVPAATVTTDAEGKYVVQNLPYGDYRIFAEGDAALYVPQWYSGKTTFATADLVTVAAGTHLVGFDVYLADAQNSIAGSIRYANDAVGIAGATVEFYDAAGAGDVPAATVTTDAEGKYVVQNLPYGDYRIFAEGDPALYVPQWYSGKTTFATADLVTVAAGTHLVGFDVYLADAQNSIAGSIRYANDAVGIAGATVEFYDAAGAGDVPAATVTTDAEGKYVVQNLPYGDYRIFAEGDPALYVPQWYSGKTTFATADLVTVAAGTHLVGFDVYLDRAPDIPTGYVSGRVVDGQTGGPLAGASVALFGADGDGVTPVATATADADGVYVFATVLPGEYAVRAEAAGRITSWFGGADFAGATVLNVQPGGEYTGLQITLWATSNSVSGYVYDGATGAPLAGAGVGLYAEGDGITPIATVLTDAEGFFSAAGLPAGDYKVRASAAGLRPYWYSAAEFADATVFAVAAGTHLSHLTFHLWPGLRTLSGTVYQWESSEPVAGVEVRLHPTEPADAPPVATATTGADGTYTFVDFAPDGEFVVQFAPEAAASTWYYQKSSRDAADALTSAPELHIGNVNGFVGQPLFFEVEGSVTITGSPAPGQVLTAATDGVFTPQPATFTYQWYLDGVQIEDATGPTYTVRPQDRSGDLTVTVVASSPGYQDAQSTSPAVFVAPFSLADIAAALDIDEGMAISLFGGSRGVFVSDTSFTGYPRAGGDYVVLSTGRASDVMLPAEPDTFLSSALDGARGVDGNDMTGITISATAPEASRCLAFDLKFGSEEFPEFVGTSFNDVFTAETPTSDISIQGTEIVAPHNYAYDIAGNILSINAIVGFAPVAGNAMDGWTPSLTARVPLGAGEAAIILTLQDIGDSGYDSAVLLDNVRLLPTAECDDGGTTPTDPITGPTPVVVVQPTTPGGEPSPAQDGVTACSVLSVVAGDWAPAPVELSYQWKVGGVAVEGATGATFAVPPDAAGRAVTVVVTGSKPGYPPVSIESAPTPVVTLCELVGSTPIIQGVPETGETLTAVLDPEWGPAPVELGYQWLRDGLPIPAANGSTYLVAASDVGRSIRVVVTGTKPGYAPLSLWSAPVTIAGGLLQFDPAPVPTIIGAPVVAGSLEVSTGEWGPAPVNLAIQWMRNGAPIAGADGTTYTPTALDAGTLLTAVVTGSKDGYETTSRTSAPSGPVQLATLTTAVPLVTGAPVVDGELTVDPGAWGPAPVQLGVQWTRNGAPILGADGLSYRPTADDLGATLRAAVTGSKPGYSTATVTSAGATVVAATLTPTPTPAIIGDAVVASTLQSDPGLWGPQPVSLALEWLRNGVVVSTAPALTLVPGDVGATIALRVTASKPGYTTEVRTSPGVAVAPGTLDPAPTPVIVGEPLVGQTLTAVPGTWGPEPVSLAFQWRADGAVIADATGATLALSPSLLGAAITVTVTGSKAGYTSVGRTSAPTAPVQEAVLSPAPTPTISGSPVFGQTLTVVTGTWGPAPVVLAIEWLRNGVPIPAATGSTYTPVPADVGTEISVRVTGSKAGFPTVVRTSAAVTIQPATLSPAPTPTIVGAAVVDGTLTASVGTWGPAPVDLTIQWLRNGSVISTGPQLALTAADLGSTIAVRVTGTKAGYTTEVRTSLGVVVAPGTLSPTPTPGITGTAVVGQTLTAVPGAWGPAPVTLAYQWNAGGVPIPGADGATFVVTSAYLGQVITVTVTGSKPGYTSVSRTSAPTPTVANPVLSPTPIPTITGSPIVGQVLTAVPGVWGPAPVTLTYQWNANGAPIPGATASTWTVTAVYLGQTITVTVTGSKPGYTSVSRTSAPTGPVTNPVLSPTPIPTISGIAEVGRVLTAVPGTWGPAPVTLAYQWLRNGAPISGANKQTYELRLADLGARISVRVTGSKPGYVSVTRTSAETAPVALQSWATAPTPTISGTLKVGFTLTANPGTWSPAPGALAYQWYADGVAIPGATGSTLALNGAREGDRITVSVTATGTGMQPTTRTSAPTGPVAPGSLTIGDNPWISGVTKVGQTLRVHVGDGWGPKPVQATFTWKRDGVAIPGATGGSDFWTYRLTAADVGRRITVTVVFAKTGYTSVTRTTAPTGVVTAK; this is encoded by the coding sequence ATGTCGTCGTCACGTCCCCTCGGATCGTCGGAACCGGCCTCTCGCCCCAGGGCGCGAGCGGCCGCAGCCGTGCTCGCGATCGCCGCCCTGATCGTCGCCGGCATCACGTGGCCGTCGGCGGCATGGGCTGCCGGCGACAGCAGCATCAGCGGCGCGGTCCGCTACGCGGACGACGCGGCCGGGATCGCCGGCGCCACCGTCGAGCTCTACGATGCGGCCGGTCCTGGAGAGGTGCCGGTGGCGACGGTGACGACGGATGCCGAGGGGCAGTACAGCCTCACGGACCTCGAGCCCGGCGATTACCGGATCTTCGCGGAGGGCGACGCGGCGCTGTACGTGCCGCAGTGGTATTCGGGGAAGACGACGTTCGCGTCGGCCGATCTGGTGACGGTGGCGGCGGGCACGCATCTCGTCGGGTTCGACGTGTACCTCGCGGATGCGCAGAACTCGATCGCCGGTTCGATCCGTTACGCGAACGACGCGGTGGGGATCGCGGGCGCGACGGTGGAGTTCTACGACGCGGCCGGTCCCGGTGACGTGCCGGCGGCGACGGTGACGACGGATGCCGAGGGGAAGTACGTCGTGCAGAACCTGCCGTACGGCGACTACCGGATCTTCGCGGAGGGCGACGCGGCGCTGTACGTGCCGCAGTGGTACTCGGGGAAGACGACGTTCGCGACGGCCGATCTGGTGACGGTGGCGGCGGGAACGCACCTCGTCGGGTTCGACGTGTACCTCGCGGATGCGCAGAACTCGATCGCGGGCTCGATCCGTTACGCGAACGACGCGGTGGGGATCGCGGGCGCGACGGTGGAGTTCTACGACGCGGCCGGTGCCGGTGACGTGCCGGCGGCGACGGTGACGACGGATGCCGAGGGGAAGTACGTCGTGCAGAACCTGCCGTACGGCGACTACCGGATCTTCGCGGAGGGCGACCCGGCGCTGTACGTGCCGCAGTGGTACTCGGGGAAGACGACGTTCGCGACGGCCGATCTGGTGACGGTGGCGGCGGGAACGCACCTCGTCGGGTTCGACGTGTACCTCGCGGATGCGCAGAACTCGATCGCCGGTTCGATCCGTTACGCGAACGACGCGGTGGGGATCGCGGGCGCGACGGTGGAGTTCTACGACGCGGCCGGTGCCGGTGACGTGCCGGCGGCGACGGTCACGACGGATGCCGAGGGGAAGTACGTCGTGCAGAACCTGCCGTACGGCGACTACCGGATCTTCGCGGAGGGCGACCCGGCGCTGTACGTGCCGCAGTGGTACTCGGGGAAGACGACGTTCGCGACGGCCGACCTGGTGACGGTGGCGGCGGGGACGCACCTCGTCGGGTTCGACGTGTACCTCGATCGCGCTCCCGACATCCCGACCGGATACGTCTCGGGGCGCGTCGTCGACGGACAGACCGGAGGGCCGCTCGCCGGCGCCTCGGTGGCTCTCTTCGGGGCCGACGGGGACGGCGTGACTCCCGTGGCGACGGCGACGGCCGACGCGGACGGCGTCTACGTCTTCGCGACCGTGCTGCCCGGTGAGTACGCGGTGCGGGCCGAGGCCGCCGGCAGGATCACGAGCTGGTTCGGAGGCGCCGACTTCGCCGGCGCGACCGTGCTGAACGTCCAGCCCGGCGGCGAGTACACGGGCCTGCAGATCACGCTGTGGGCCACCTCGAACAGCGTGTCGGGATACGTGTACGACGGCGCGACGGGTGCGCCGCTGGCGGGAGCCGGCGTGGGCCTGTACGCCGAGGGCGACGGCATCACGCCCATCGCGACGGTGCTCACGGATGCCGAAGGGTTCTTCTCGGCGGCAGGACTGCCTGCCGGCGACTACAAGGTCCGCGCATCCGCGGCGGGTCTCCGGCCGTACTGGTACTCGGCGGCCGAGTTCGCCGACGCGACCGTGTTCGCCGTGGCCGCCGGCACGCACCTGTCCCACCTCACCTTCCATCTCTGGCCGGGACTGCGCACGCTCAGCGGCACCGTGTATCAGTGGGAATCCTCCGAACCGGTCGCGGGCGTCGAGGTGCGCCTCCACCCGACCGAACCGGCGGATGCCCCACCCGTCGCGACGGCCACGACCGGCGCTGACGGAACGTACACGTTCGTGGACTTCGCCCCCGACGGCGAGTTCGTCGTCCAGTTCGCGCCCGAGGCCGCGGCATCCACGTGGTATTACCAGAAGAGCTCCCGCGACGCCGCGGATGCGCTCACCTCCGCCCCCGAGCTCCACATCGGCAACGTCAACGGATTCGTCGGTCAGCCCCTCTTCTTCGAGGTGGAGGGCAGCGTCACGATCACCGGCTCGCCGGCACCCGGGCAGGTGCTCACCGCGGCGACCGACGGTGTCTTCACACCCCAGCCGGCGACGTTCACCTACCAGTGGTACCTCGACGGTGTGCAGATCGAGGACGCCACGGGGCCCACCTATACGGTGAGGCCGCAGGACCGGAGCGGGGACCTCACGGTCACCGTCGTCGCGTCGAGCCCCGGGTACCAGGACGCCCAGTCGACGAGTCCGGCGGTCTTCGTCGCCCCGTTCTCGCTCGCCGACATCGCCGCGGCGCTCGACATCGACGAAGGGATGGCGATCTCGCTCTTCGGCGGGAGCAGAGGGGTCTTCGTCTCCGACACGTCCTTCACCGGGTACCCCCGCGCGGGAGGCGACTACGTCGTGCTGTCGACGGGCCGTGCATCGGACGTCATGCTCCCCGCGGAGCCCGACACGTTCCTGAGCTCCGCGCTCGACGGCGCCCGCGGAGTCGACGGTAACGACATGACGGGCATCACCATCAGCGCCACCGCGCCCGAGGCCAGCCGGTGTCTCGCGTTCGATCTGAAGTTCGGCTCGGAGGAGTTCCCGGAGTTCGTCGGTACCTCCTTCAACGACGTCTTCACCGCCGAGACGCCGACGTCGGACATCTCCATCCAGGGCACGGAGATCGTCGCGCCGCACAACTACGCCTACGACATCGCGGGGAACATCCTCAGCATCAATGCGATCGTGGGATTCGCGCCCGTCGCCGGCAACGCGATGGACGGATGGACGCCGTCGCTCACGGCACGGGTTCCGCTCGGAGCGGGCGAGGCCGCGATCATCCTGACGCTGCAGGACATCGGCGACAGCGGCTACGACTCCGCCGTCCTCCTCGACAACGTCCGGCTGCTGCCGACGGCCGAGTGCGACGACGGCGGCACGACGCCCACCGACCCCATCACCGGTCCGACCCCCGTCGTGGTGGTTCAACCCACCACGCCGGGCGGCGAGCCCTCGCCGGCGCAGGACGGCGTGACGGCGTGCAGCGTGCTGTCGGTCGTCGCGGGCGACTGGGCCCCGGCCCCCGTCGAGCTGTCGTACCAGTGGAAGGTCGGCGGCGTCGCCGTCGAGGGCGCGACCGGCGCCACCTTCGCCGTGCCGCCCGACGCCGCCGGGAGGGCCGTCACGGTCGTGGTGACCGGATCCAAGCCGGGTTACCCGCCGGTGTCGATCGAGAGCGCCCCGACGCCCGTCGTGACACTGTGCGAGCTGGTCGGGAGCACGCCGATCATCCAAGGGGTGCCCGAGACGGGCGAGACGCTCACGGCGGTCCTCGACCCGGAGTGGGGACCCGCGCCCGTCGAGCTCGGGTATCAGTGGCTGCGCGACGGGCTCCCGATCCCGGCAGCGAACGGCTCGACCTACCTCGTCGCCGCGTCCGACGTCGGCCGGAGCATCCGGGTCGTCGTCACGGGCACGAAGCCCGGCTATGCGCCGCTGTCCTTGTGGAGCGCCCCCGTGACGATCGCCGGCGGACTCCTCCAATTCGATCCCGCTCCCGTGCCGACGATCATCGGTGCGCCCGTCGTGGCCGGATCTCTCGAGGTCTCGACCGGGGAGTGGGGACCCGCGCCGGTGAACCTCGCCATCCAGTGGATGCGCAACGGTGCGCCCATCGCCGGTGCCGACGGCACGACCTACACGCCGACGGCTCTCGACGCGGGAACACTGCTCACCGCCGTCGTCACGGGCTCGAAGGACGGCTACGAGACGACATCGCGCACGAGCGCCCCGTCCGGCCCGGTGCAGCTCGCAACGCTGACGACCGCCGTTCCCCTCGTCACGGGTGCCCCGGTGGTCGACGGCGAGCTCACGGTCGATCCGGGAGCCTGGGGGCCCGCTCCCGTCCAGCTCGGTGTGCAGTGGACGCGCAACGGGGCGCCGATCCTCGGCGCGGACGGGCTCTCGTACCGTCCGACCGCGGACGATCTCGGCGCGACGCTGCGGGCGGCCGTGACCGGCTCCAAGCCCGGCTACTCGACCGCCACCGTCACGAGCGCCGGAGCGACGGTCGTGGCCGCGACGCTGACGCCGACCCCGACACCGGCGATCATCGGCGATGCCGTCGTCGCATCGACACTCCAGTCCGATCCGGGTCTGTGGGGCCCGCAGCCGGTCTCGCTGGCTCTCGAGTGGCTGCGCAACGGCGTCGTGGTCTCCACCGCGCCCGCGCTCACGCTCGTTCCGGGCGACGTCGGCGCCACGATCGCCCTCCGCGTCACCGCATCCAAGCCCGGCTACACCACCGAGGTGCGGACCTCCCCGGGCGTCGCCGTCGCTCCGGGGACGCTCGATCCCGCGCCGACCCCGGTCATCGTGGGCGAGCCGCTGGTCGGTCAGACGCTGACCGCCGTTCCCGGCACCTGGGGTCCGGAACCGGTGTCTCTCGCCTTCCAGTGGCGCGCCGACGGTGCGGTCATCGCGGATGCCACGGGCGCAACGCTCGCGCTCTCGCCGTCACTGCTCGGCGCGGCCATCACCGTCACCGTGACCGGATCGAAGGCCGGCTACACGTCGGTGGGTCGCACCAGCGCACCCACGGCGCCGGTGCAGGAGGCGGTGCTCTCGCCGGCGCCGACGCCGACGATCAGCGGATCCCCCGTCTTCGGCCAGACGCTGACGGTCGTGACGGGGACCTGGGGACCGGCTCCGGTGGTGCTGGCGATCGAATGGTTGAGGAACGGCGTCCCCATTCCGGCGGCGACGGGGTCGACGTACACCCCGGTACCGGCAGACGTGGGGACGGAGATCTCCGTCCGGGTGACAGGATCCAAGGCCGGGTTCCCGACCGTCGTGCGGACGAGCGCCGCCGTGACGATCCAGCCCGCCACCCTCTCGCCCGCTCCGACCCCGACGATCGTGGGCGCCGCTGTCGTCGATGGGACGCTGACCGCCTCCGTCGGCACGTGGGGGCCGGCGCCGGTCGACCTGACGATCCAATGGCTGCGGAACGGATCGGTCATCTCCACCGGCCCGCAGCTGGCGCTCACCGCGGCCGACCTCGGGTCGACGATCGCCGTCCGCGTGACCGGCACGAAGGCCGGGTACACGACCGAGGTGCGCACGAGCCTCGGCGTCGTGGTCGCACCCGGAACGCTGTCGCCCACCCCGACGCCCGGCATCACCGGCACTGCCGTCGTCGGTCAGACGCTCACGGCGGTGCCGGGAGCATGGGGACCTGCGCCTGTCACCCTCGCCTACCAGTGGAACGCCGGCGGCGTGCCCATCCCCGGAGCCGACGGCGCGACCTTCGTCGTGACATCGGCGTACCTCGGTCAGGTCATCACGGTCACCGTCACGGGCAGCAAGCCGGGCTACACCTCGGTGAGCCGGACCAGCGCGCCGACACCGACCGTGGCGAACCCCGTCCTGTCGCCGACGCCCATCCCGACGATCACGGGCAGCCCGATCGTCGGTCAGGTCCTCACGGCGGTGCCGGGGGTGTGGGGGCCGGCTCCCGTGACCCTGACGTACCAGTGGAACGCCAACGGCGCACCGATCCCGGGCGCGACGGCGTCGACGTGGACGGTGACCGCGGTCTACCTCGGACAGACCATCACGGTCACCGTCACGGGATCCAAGCCCGGCTACACGTCGGTCAGCCGCACGAGCGCTCCGACCGGGCCCGTGACGAACCCGGTGCTGTCGCCGACACCGATCCCGACCATCTCCGGGATCGCCGAGGTGGGCCGGGTGCTCACCGCCGTGCCGGGGACCTGGGGTCCTGCTCCGGTCACGTTGGCCTACCAGTGGCTGCGCAACGGCGCACCGATCTCGGGGGCGAACAAGCAGACCTATGAGCTGCGTCTGGCGGATCTCGGCGCGCGCATCTCCGTGCGGGTGACCGGATCGAAGCCGGGCTATGTCTCGGTGACCCGCACGAGCGCCGAGACGGCTCCGGTCGCGCTCCAGTCGTGGGCGACGGCCCCGACGCCCACGATCTCGGGGACGCTGAAGGTCGGATTCACGCTCACGGCCAACCCCGGCACGTGGAGCCCGGCTCCCGGTGCCCTGGCCTACCAGTGGTACGCGGACGGCGTCGCGATCCCGGGGGCGACGGGCTCGACCCTGGCGCTGAACGGCGCTCGCGAGGGCGACCGCATCACGGTCAGCGTGACGGCCACCGGCACGGGCATGCAGCCGACGACGCGCACCAGCGCGCCGACCGGCCCCGTTGCTCCCGGGTCGCTGACGATCGGCGACAACCCCTGGATCTCCGGCGTGACGAAGGTCGGCCAGACCCTGCGGGTGCATGTCGGCGACGGCTGGGGGCCGAAGCCCGTGCAGGCGACCTTCACCTGGAAGCGGGACGGTGTCGCGATCCCCGGCGCGACGGGCGGGTCCGACTTCTGGACCTACCGTCTGACGGCGGCGGACGTCGGTCGCCGCATCACCGTCACGGTCGTCTTCGCGAAGACCGGCTACACGTCGGTGACCCGGACGACCGCGCCGACGGGCGTCGTCACGGCGAAGTGA
- a CDS encoding carboxylesterase family protein, with amino-acid sequence MTDPTAAPLAAAAADAPVVEIDPGRVRGFWRGVDGEPEASAAFLGIPFAQAPVGPLRFAAPVPPEPWDGVREAVEYGATAQRGDMGPTLIPEPSVPGESTLNVNVFTPLPGDRAAALPVLVYIHGGGYVAGSPASPWYDGRAFNRDGVVTVTISYRLGFDGFGHIAGAPSNRGVRDWLAALEWVQANISAFGGDPARVTIAGQSAGGGAVLTLLGMPTAQHLFHAVWALSPALSGVGAERARTLSAKLANLAGVAPTRDGFASVSEERLHSLQERAANPNPQNPMAGVHTILDEGLPWGPAIDGDLLPSSTMEAVRNGVGSDKPLVLGTTDDEFTMATDSARSKLRFVPVGLALGRLGLPREARRAYLSANGRQRRRGTAAMLGRYVTDHVFRSGVVRVAEARIGAGGAASTWAYRFSWASPTRTWALHCLDVPFWFDCLAAPGVTEIAGDSPPRSLAAELHGSAAAYVRDGDPGWTPWARGETRVFGGDPSTPELLADGYASVRPLV; translated from the coding sequence GTGACAGACCCCACGGCAGCACCGCTCGCAGCAGCAGCGGCCGATGCGCCCGTCGTCGAAATCGATCCGGGCAGGGTGCGCGGGTTCTGGCGCGGGGTGGACGGCGAGCCCGAGGCATCCGCCGCCTTCCTGGGCATCCCGTTCGCGCAGGCGCCCGTCGGTCCGCTCCGCTTCGCGGCGCCGGTGCCGCCCGAGCCCTGGGACGGCGTGCGCGAGGCGGTCGAGTATGGAGCGACGGCGCAGCGCGGCGACATGGGCCCCACGCTCATCCCCGAGCCGTCGGTGCCGGGCGAGTCGACGCTCAACGTGAACGTCTTCACGCCGCTGCCGGGCGACCGCGCGGCCGCGCTCCCGGTGCTCGTCTACATCCACGGCGGGGGGTACGTCGCCGGCTCCCCCGCGAGCCCCTGGTACGACGGGCGGGCCTTCAACCGCGACGGCGTCGTCACCGTGACGATCTCGTACCGGCTCGGCTTCGACGGCTTCGGGCACATCGCAGGCGCTCCGAGCAATCGCGGCGTCCGGGACTGGCTCGCCGCGCTCGAGTGGGTGCAGGCGAACATCTCCGCCTTCGGCGGCGATCCGGCCAGGGTCACGATCGCGGGACAGTCGGCCGGCGGCGGAGCGGTGCTCACCCTCCTCGGGATGCCCACGGCCCAGCACCTCTTCCATGCCGTCTGGGCGCTGTCCCCCGCCCTGAGCGGGGTGGGCGCCGAGCGGGCGCGGACCCTCTCGGCCAAGCTCGCGAACCTGGCCGGGGTTGCACCGACGCGCGACGGATTCGCCTCGGTGAGCGAGGAGCGTCTGCACTCGCTCCAGGAGCGGGCCGCGAATCCGAATCCGCAGAACCCGATGGCGGGCGTCCACACGATCCTCGATGAGGGCCTGCCGTGGGGCCCCGCCATCGACGGCGACCTTCTCCCCTCGTCCACCATGGAGGCGGTCCGCAACGGCGTGGGCTCCGACAAGCCGCTCGTGCTGGGCACGACGGACGACGAGTTCACCATGGCGACCGACTCCGCCCGCAGCAAGCTCCGCTTCGTCCCGGTCGGCCTCGCATTGGGCCGGCTCGGGCTTCCGCGCGAGGCCCGCCGCGCCTACCTGTCGGCGAACGGCCGGCAGCGCCGCAGGGGCACCGCCGCGATGCTCGGCCGTTACGTGACCGATCATGTCTTCCGCTCCGGCGTCGTGCGCGTGGCCGAGGCGCGCATCGGCGCGGGCGGCGCGGCATCCACCTGGGCCTATCGCTTCTCGTGGGCGTCACCCACCCGCACGTGGGCACTGCACTGCCTCGACGTGCCGTTCTGGTTCGACTGCCTGGCGGCCCCCGGTGTGACCGAGATCGCCGGCGACAGTCCGCCGCGTTCGCTCGCCGCCGAGCTGCACGGCTCCGCCGCGGCCTACGTGCGGGACGGCGATCCGGGTTGGACCCCGTGGGCGCGGGGTGAGACGCGGGTCTTCGGGGGCGATCCGTCGACGCCCGAGCTCCTGGCCGACGGGTACGCGAGCGTGCGCCCGCTCGTGTGA